Proteins encoded in a region of the Tripterygium wilfordii isolate XIE 37 chromosome 21, ASM1340144v1, whole genome shotgun sequence genome:
- the LOC119989074 gene encoding cysteine-rich repeat secretory protein 38-like, whose product MSTATSRMIFLSCAIFIQLFALTTTAQPNFQYCADTGNFTDNRVYESNLNQVLSSIAADTKITYGFYNFSLGDHPDEVHAIGLCRGDLKPEICRTCLRNSIQEIRNLCPTQKEAIVWYDNCMFRYSDRHIFGSLETGPYFWMYSMNNVSNPSEFNQAVISILDKLTSRAASGDSRLKFATDSTTTASSQTIFALVQCTPDLSMEACRECLTNTTGLFPQCCDGRQGGRVMAPSCNFWYEKDKFYN is encoded by the coding sequence ATGTCAACGGCTACTTCAAGAATGATATTTCTCTCTTGCGCCATTTTCATACAACTCTTTGCTCTCACTACTACTGCCCAGCCAAATTTCCAATACTGTGCTGATACTGGTAATTTCACCGACAATAGAGTTTACGAATCAAACCTCAATCAAGTCCTCTCCTCCATCGCCGCTGACACCAAAATCACATATGGATTTTACAATTTCTCTTTAGGCGACCACCCTGATGAAGTTCACGCAATTGGACTCTGTAGAGGAGATCTTAAACCTGAGATCTGTCGTACATGTTTACGTAACTCCATCCAAGAAATCAGAAACCTCTGTCCAACCCAGAAGGAGGCCATTGTATGGTATGACAATTGTATGTTTAGGTACTCCGATCGCCACATCTTTGGCAGTTTGGAAACGGGACCTTATTTTTGGATGTATAGCATGAATAATGTCTCGAACCCTAGCGAGTTCAATCAAGCAGTGATCTCCATCTTGGATAAGCTCACAAGTCGAGCTGCATCTGGTGATTCTCGTCTGAAGTTTGCAACAGATAGTACAACCACAGCAAGCTCACAGACTATATTTGCACTTGTTCAGTGTACTCCTGATTTGTCCATGGAAGCTTGTCGTGAGTGCTTGACTAATACCACAGGATTGTTCCCACAATGTTGTGATGGGAGGCAAGGTGGGAGAGTTATGGCTCCAAGCTGTAACTTCTGGTATGAGAAAGACAAATTCTATAACTAA